Part of the Taeniopygia guttata chromosome 30, bTaeGut7.mat, whole genome shotgun sequence genome is shown below.
aatgacccaaaaaattaaatcccctccagcccccccaaaccccctccagcaccccccagccccctccagCACCTCCAAACCCCTTCAGCACCCTTAAACCCCTccagcacccccaaaaccctctccagcaccccccaaaccccctccagcagcccccagacccctccaggacccctAAACCCCCTCCagcaccccccaaacccctccagcaccccccaaacccctccagcacccccaaacccctccatccccccccaaaccccctccatGCCCCCCAGCCCCCGGCCCAGCCCCCCGCCCACCCGCGCCGCTGCGCACGCTGTTCATGGGGGCGATGTCCTGCCACCGGTCCCGCTCGGGGTGGTACCGCTCGGCCGAGCGCAGTCGGGCGCTGCCATCGAAGCCGCCCACGGCGTAGAGGAGCCGGTGCAGCACCGCCACCCCCAGCCCGATGCGCCGCGTCCCCATCGGCGCCACCTGCGCCCACTCGTCCCGCTCGGGCTCGTACCTGGGGGGCACGGCGGGGTCAGGGCgccggggggcacggggggctgGTCCCGGGGTGAGACccccccaaagacccccaaatcccactgtgAGACCCCCAAATGCCACTGTGAGACCCCCCCGGAGGGCTGACCCCAGtgtgagacccccaaatcccagtgtgagacccccaaatcccagtgtgagacccccaaatcccactgcgagacccccaaatcccaccgtGAGACCCCACCGGGGGGCTGACCCCAGTgtgacccccaaatcccaccgtGAGACCCCCGAATCCCACCGTGAGACCCCCCCGGGGGGCTGGTCCCAGTGTGAGACCCCTccaaagacccccaaatcccactgtgAGACCCCCAGGGCCCCCCAAAGGGGCACAGACCCCACTGTGAGACCCCCTCCAGGACCGCACTaatcccagccccatttccccccccaaaccccatttcccccctcacCCCCATTTGCCCCCAACCCCTTTTTATCCCCCATTCCCCTCCCAACCCCATTTTACCCCCCAGACCCTTTTTACTCCCCAACCCCATTTAACCCCCCtagccccatttccccccaaccCCTTGTAACCCCcaaccccatttccccccgaACCCCCATTTCCCCGAACCCTTTTTTACCTCCCATCCCCTTTCtacccccccagccccatttcccccccaaccCCTTTTTACCCCCCAGACCCCTTTTAGTCCCCCAACCCCATATTACCCCCTGCCCCATTTtaccccccagccccatttcacCCCCCAGACCCTCTTTACCCCCCAGACCCTTTTtaccccccacacccccctcccccccacctcTCGACCGAGCAGTGGTGCGTGCAGCCGTGGGACCCCCCCACGGCGTAGATGAGCCCGTCGATGACGCCCACGCCGATGCGGTTCCTGGGCACGCTCATGGGCGCGCAGGGCGCCCAGCGCCCGCTGACGGGGTTGTAGCAGTCCACGGCCGCCGAGTCCGCGTTGCCCTGGGGCGAGTTGTTCCTGCCCCCCACGGCGTAGAACAGCCCCCCGACGGCGCAGCCGCCCAGCCCCGAGCGCGGCGGCTCCAGCGCCGCCAGCCGCAGCCAGGAGCCGCGCTCGGGGTCGAAGGCCTCCAGCGTGCCCAGCGAGCGCCGCAGGTACCCGCCGGCCGCGTAGATCAGCTGCCGCGCCCTGGGGCTCCTGCCTGGGGGTTGGTCCCCGCAGGGCCGGTGCAGGGCCAGCTCGCGGAACACGCGGCCCAGGTAGCGCAGGGCATCGCGGCCCAGCTCGCGGCGGCGGCGCAGTTGGGCGCGGAGGAAGCGCGGCGTCAGCGCGTGGCAGCGCACGGCGCGCAGCAGCAACGGCAGCAACggcgcccgcgccgcccgctCCTGCTGCACCCACGCCACGCACGCCTGGAACACCTCGGACTCGCAGCGCACGTTCAGCTCGTCCCGGCTCAGCAGCGAGGCCAGCTGGCAGTGGGACAGGGAGAGGAACTCCTCCTGCTTCGAGACCTGCGGGGGAAAGTCAGGGGAATATCAAAACAGACAGAAATCCActcaaaatcagccccaaaataaCAATCTGACagtgggagagggagaggaactCCTCCTGCTTCGAGACCTGCGGGGAAACGGGGAGAAAATGTGAGGGGATTGGTAAAAGtgcccaaaatcagccccaaaataaCAATCTGGCagtgggagagggagaggaactCCTCCTGCTTCGAGACCTGTGGGGGAAAGTGAGGGGAATATCAAAACAGACAGAAATCGGctcaaaatcagccccaaaataaCAATCTGGCagtgggagagggagaggaattCCTCCTGCTTGGAGACCTGCAGGGAAAACGGAGAGAAAATGGCAGGGGATTGGTAAAACTGACAGAAGTTCATGTAGATGTACTGCTGGgccttctgctgcagctccaggcagcccaGGAGCTCATTGCTCATTGCAGGGTGTCCCCCCATTgcctctgggacccccaaacctcctgaaaccccccaaaaccccctgaaaccccccaaaaccccccaactACCTCAGCGAAGTTCATGTAGATGTACTGCTGGgccttctgctgcagctccaggcagcccaGGCACTTATTGCACAGTACCCCCATTGcctttgggacccccaaacccccccaaaaccccacccaaaccccctgaaacgccccaaaaccccactcaaaccccccaaatccccccaagtACCTCAGCGAAGTTCATGTAGATGTACTGCTGGgccttctgctgcagctccaggcagcccaGGCGCTCGGCCAGCGCGGCGATGCCGATGGCGTTGCTGGGGTGCAGCTGCCCCCCAAGGAAGGCGCAGCAGGCGCTGACCACGGCGTCCACCTGGCGAAAAATCAAAAGGTCTTTGCTCGTCAAAAACGGCGTTAAAAAGGAGGGAAGGGTCTGAACCGGGCAGGGAACCccaagagaaggagaaaggggggAACAGCAATTATCCTGCTTAAGAATTGTGCAGATGTGACCGGCACAGGGGACTGTGTAACTGATTTTATACAAGTTTCtgtcaccccaaatcccattccagagagtccctgtccccctccccacccctgtgcctcagtttccctcacTCTAACCCTattttctcccccaaatcccattccaGGGAGCATAGGAGCGACCCCcctagcagaaaaaaaagacccCCCCCAGCAAACGAATCGCATTGAGAGAAAATAtgtaaactggaaaaaaaaaacaacaaaaaactataaaaacaaaaaggtcaaAAAGAGCCCCTAGGATCAAGAGAAAATAtgtaaactgaaaaaaaaaaaaaaaagaaaaacctataAAATCAAAAGGGTCAAAACACTAAGGGCAATAAAAAAAAGACCCCCTTAGTATCAAGAGGAGATATgtcaactggaaaaaaaaaaggaaaaggaaaaaagaaaaaggaaaacctataaaaagaaaagtgtCAAAACACTAAGGGCAGTAAAAATAGACCCCCTAGGATTGAGAGGAGATATGTTaactggaaagaagaaagaaaaaggaaaaaaaataaaaggaaaaagaaaaaaagaaaaaaaaaagaaagaaaataaaagaaaataaaaggaaaatgcaaaaagaaaagaaagaactaTAAGAACAGAAGGGTCAAAGGAGGAGG
Proteins encoded:
- the KEAP1 gene encoding kelch-like ECH-associated protein 1, whose translation is MGVSVTSQGVSRGSYRDRGSERCLVTAPPHPPPVPGPRREPAAPHRPTPPADLSPHPAAMSGPSPPLRECGAEELPPPPSPSPSSSSPSSPRRYPRPEHPAAALAAMNRLRLEGQLCDVTLRLRPHTELRAHRVVLAAASPVFRAMFTGGLRERGLAEVPIEGVQPRAMERLVEFAYTAAVAVGERCVLPLLHGALMYQVDAVVSACCAFLGGQLHPSNAIGIAALAERLGCLELQQKAQQYIYMNFAEVSKQEEFLSLSHCQLASLLSRDELNVRCESEVFQACVAWVQQERAARAPLLPLLLRAVRCHALTPRFLRAQLRRRRELGRDALRYLGRVFRELALHRPCGDQPPGRSPRARQLIYAAGGYLRRSLGTLEAFDPERGSWLRLAALEPPRSGLGGCAVGGLFYAVGGRNNSPQGNADSAAVDCYNPVSGRWAPCAPMSVPRNRIGVGVIDGLIYAVGGSHGCTHHCSVERYEPERDEWAQVAPMGTRRIGLGVAVLHRLLYAVGGFDGSARLRSAERYHPERDRWQDIAPMNSVRSGAGVCALGNCLYAMGGYDGTQQLRSAERFRADTGTWSFVAPMGHRRSALGVAAFGGRIYVLGGYDGRSFLESVECYDPAADAWTELAPMPAGRSGLGVAVTVEPCHPRDPRDPPPEDPPPPGDPPPAGSC